Proteins from one Flavobacterium sp. N2038 genomic window:
- a CDS encoding glycosyltransferase family 2 protein yields the protein MLSILIPVYNYNALPLVNELVKQCNTCGINFEILCQDDASNSGENAQNQIINSFSNCAFFINDSNLGRGKNINSLAQKAKYDWFLILDCDTFPAQNSFIQNYIAAISESKSIYFGGIVYEDKKPEQEQLLRWIYGQKRETSAVLTSNLLIKKDVFLQHQFDESVTKYGYEDLLFFSVLKKNDFKITRIENPTFHLNLETSQVFLNKTKTAIENLFFLYQSGKISTDDSKIVKAFEVLKKVKLIRFSNFIFKKNQDKIERNLLSEKPSLFLFDLYKLGYFNFLNSCKVSKTLSVSRM from the coding sequence ATGCTTTCCATTTTAATTCCGGTTTACAATTATAATGCTTTACCTCTCGTTAACGAACTTGTAAAGCAATGTAATACTTGTGGAATTAACTTTGAAATTCTTTGTCAGGACGATGCTTCAAATTCTGGCGAAAACGCTCAAAATCAAATTATAAATTCTTTTTCTAATTGTGCCTTTTTTATAAATGACAGCAATTTAGGAAGAGGAAAAAACATCAATTCGTTAGCTCAAAAAGCAAAATACGATTGGTTTTTAATTTTGGACTGCGATACTTTTCCTGCTCAGAATAGTTTTATTCAAAACTATATTGCCGCGATTTCAGAATCTAAAAGCATTTATTTTGGAGGAATTGTTTATGAAGACAAAAAGCCTGAACAAGAACAACTTTTGCGCTGGATTTACGGGCAGAAAAGAGAAACTTCGGCTGTTCTGACTTCTAATTTATTAATCAAAAAAGATGTTTTTTTACAACATCAATTTGATGAATCGGTTACGAAATATGGTTATGAAGATTTACTTTTCTTTTCTGTTTTAAAAAAGAATGATTTCAAAATAACCCGAATAGAAAATCCTACTTTTCATCTAAATCTAGAAACTTCTCAAGTCTTTTTAAATAAAACAAAAACCGCAATAGAAAATTTATTTTTTCTTTATCAATCAGGCAAAATTTCTACAGATGACAGCAAAATAGTCAAAGCTTTTGAAGTTCTTAAAAAAGTAAAATTGATTCGCTTTTCGAATTTTATTTTCAAAAAAAATCAAGATAAAATCGAACGGAATTTACTTTCAGAAAAACCATCTTTATTTCTTTTTGACCTTTATAAATTGGGCTATTTTAATTTTTTGAATTCCTGCAAGGTTTCCAAAACCTTGTCGGTATCTAGGATGTAA
- a CDS encoding glycosyltransferase family 4 protein — MRLLYIVPKIKNAGGVARVLSLKANYFIEKFNYEVHILSQNEDDDLPFYDFNSQVVFHHIILEGNAFQFLKAYQNLINQKIKEIQPDIVLVADNGLKAFIFPFIIKTKIPVVFECHGSKFIEEQQQKKDFFSKSIQRIKYQFKTLGSRRFTKMVALSSASLEEWNVNNGVVISNPSWIKTENPSTLKNKKIIAVARNSYEKGLDRLLLIWEKAVEKHSDWILDIYTDEADSLRNIVFDLGLKSNVNIFSFVKSIEEKYQEASIYAMTSRSEGFPMVLLEAMAFGLPCIAYDCPIGPGTIITNDKNGFLIPENDFDLYIEKLSFLIENEEIRLKLGSRAKETSENFSIEKIMEQWKQFFEGLQL; from the coding sequence ATGAGGCTTCTTTATATTGTTCCCAAAATAAAAAATGCCGGCGGTGTTGCACGTGTTTTGTCTTTAAAAGCAAATTATTTTATTGAAAAGTTTAATTATGAAGTGCATATCCTATCTCAAAATGAAGATGATGATTTGCCATTTTATGATTTTAATTCTCAGGTGGTATTTCATCATATTATTTTAGAAGGAAATGCTTTTCAGTTCTTGAAAGCATATCAAAATCTGATAAATCAAAAGATTAAAGAGATTCAGCCTGATATTGTTCTGGTTGCGGATAATGGTTTAAAAGCGTTTATTTTTCCGTTTATAATTAAAACAAAAATACCGGTGGTATTTGAATGTCACGGTTCAAAATTTATCGAAGAACAGCAACAAAAGAAAGATTTTTTTTCAAAATCAATTCAAAGGATAAAATATCAGTTTAAAACTCTTGGATCCCGACGATTTACAAAAATGGTTGCGCTTTCGTCTGCAAGTCTTGAAGAATGGAATGTGAATAATGGAGTTGTAATTTCAAATCCGTCCTGGATTAAGACCGAAAATCCTTCAACTTTAAAAAATAAAAAGATCATTGCGGTTGCGCGGAATTCTTATGAAAAAGGTTTAGACCGATTGTTGTTAATATGGGAAAAAGCAGTTGAAAAACATTCGGACTGGATTTTAGATATTTATACAGATGAAGCTGATTCTTTACGAAATATAGTGTTTGATTTAGGATTAAAATCAAATGTGAATATTTTTAGTTTTGTAAAAAGTATAGAAGAAAAATATCAGGAAGCTTCAATATATGCAATGACTTCCAGATCAGAAGGATTCCCGATGGTTTTGTTGGAAGCCATGGCTTTTGGATTGCCTTGCATCGCATATGATTGTCCAATTGGTCCCGGAACAATTATCACAAATGATAAAAACGGCTTTTTGATTCCGGAGAATGATTTTGATCTGTATATTGAAAAGCTTTCTTTTTTGATCGAAAATGAAGAAATAAGATTAAAATTGGGGAGCAGAGCAAAAGAAACTTCTGAAAACTTTTCGATTGAAAAAATAATGGAGCAGTGGAAACAGTTTTTTGAAGGATTACAACTCTAA
- a CDS encoding cell division ATP-binding protein FtsE — translation MSETVLSLKEVTIYQEGRKIISHINLDVEHGEFIYIIGKTGSGKSSFLKTLYADLPLIEGEGHIVEFDLATLKESDIPYLRRKIGIVFQDFKLLPDRSVKDNMLFVLKATGWVEKGAMEHKIDEVLNKVGMKDFLNKMPHQLSGGEQQRVAIARALLNDPEFILADEPTGNLDPQTSSEVLEVLKNINANGKTVIMATHDYALLMKFPSKTLKCEDERIFEVVQRSV, via the coding sequence ATGTCAGAAACCGTACTATCTCTTAAAGAAGTCACTATATATCAAGAAGGAAGAAAAATTATATCTCATATTAATTTAGATGTTGAACATGGTGAGTTTATTTACATCATTGGAAAAACAGGTTCCGGAAAAAGTAGTTTCTTAAAAACTTTATATGCAGATTTACCTTTAATTGAAGGTGAAGGTCACATTGTTGAATTTGATTTGGCGACTTTAAAAGAGAGCGATATCCCGTATTTGAGACGTAAAATTGGAATCGTATTTCAGGATTTCAAATTACTTCCGGACCGTTCTGTAAAAGACAATATGCTTTTTGTACTAAAAGCAACAGGCTGGGTTGAAAAAGGGGCTATGGAGCACAAAATCGACGAAGTTTTGAATAAAGTCGGAATGAAAGATTTCTTAAACAAAATGCCTCACCAACTTTCGGGAGGAGAACAGCAACGTGTTGCAATTGCAAGAGCCTTACTTAACGATCCTGAATTTATCTTAGCCGATGAACCAACAGGAAACCTTGATCCGCAAACTAGTTCAGAGGTTTTAGAAGTATTAAAAAACATCAATGCTAATGGTAAAACCGTTATCATGGCAACGCACGATTATGCTTTATTGATGAAATTTCCATCTAAAACATTGAAATGCGAGGATGAAAGAATCTTCGAAGTGGTGCAAAGAAGCGTGTAA
- a CDS encoding glycosyltransferase, with the protein MILSHKKKKIALIGYRLSGGGSDKVMANLSLFFEKQGFEVDIIIVLNEVSFPYSGKLVNLGLLKNKSNGIFNKIRRLKALRRYLNENQFDFIIDFRFRTKIIQELILARFIYNARTIFTVHSFLIDHYMPNNSWLTRLMYNHCYANVATTDEMKRFIENKHQLNNVVAIHNPLYFDEIKEKCEDKIDFDFEFIIAIGQYENEIKQFDKLISSYAKSDLPRKQIHLVIAGNGDELKLKKTIVEHKIQNFVHLTGYQNNPFKYLSKAKFLVLSSKNEGFSNVILEALACETPVVSFDCDFGPRDLIQSFENGILVENQNWKKLTEVMNLFASDEVLYQKCKQNTLKSTEPFLLEKIGNQWLNLLQAD; encoded by the coding sequence ATGATATTGTCCCACAAAAAAAAGAAAATTGCTTTAATTGGTTACCGTCTGAGCGGAGGCGGAAGTGACAAAGTAATGGCAAATTTGTCCCTTTTTTTTGAAAAACAAGGATTTGAAGTTGATATAATTATTGTTCTCAATGAAGTTAGTTTTCCTTACTCTGGAAAATTGGTCAATTTGGGATTATTGAAAAATAAGAGTAACGGAATTTTCAACAAGATCAGGCGCTTAAAAGCTTTAAGAAGGTATTTAAATGAAAATCAATTTGATTTTATAATCGATTTTCGTTTCAGGACAAAAATTATTCAGGAACTTATTTTGGCTCGATTTATTTATAATGCCAGAACTATTTTTACGGTTCATAGCTTTCTAATCGATCACTACATGCCAAATAACTCCTGGCTGACACGTTTGATGTATAATCATTGTTACGCAAATGTTGCTACTACAGACGAAATGAAAAGGTTTATTGAAAATAAACATCAATTAAATAATGTAGTTGCAATTCATAATCCTTTATATTTTGATGAAATAAAGGAAAAATGCGAGGATAAAATTGATTTTGATTTCGAATTTATAATTGCAATCGGGCAATATGAAAATGAAATAAAACAGTTTGATAAATTAATTTCAAGTTATGCAAAATCTGATTTGCCACGCAAACAAATTCATTTGGTTATTGCAGGTAATGGCGATGAATTAAAATTAAAAAAGACAATTGTAGAACATAAAATTCAGAATTTTGTTCATCTGACAGGTTATCAAAACAATCCATTTAAATATCTTAGTAAGGCTAAATTTTTAGTTTTAAGTAGTAAAAATGAAGGTTTTTCAAATGTTATTTTAGAAGCTTTGGCGTGTGAAACACCAGTTGTGTCATTTGATTGTGATTTTGGTCCCAGAGATCTGATTCAGTCTTTTGAAAACGGTATTTTAGTCGAGAATCAAAACTGGAAGAAGCTGACAGAAGTGATGAATTTATTCGCCTCAGACGAAGTTTTATATCAAAAATGCAAACAAAATACATTGAAAAGCACTGAACCATTTTTATTAGAAAAAATTGGAAATCAATGGCTAAATTTGCTACAGGCAGACTAA
- a CDS encoding glycosyltransferase yields MQNKSLVTIICLCYNHEKFVIESLMSAINQDYPFIELILVDDLSTDNSREVIKKWLINYPHIQFIENETNLGNTKSFNKALKLAKGDFIIDLACDDILMPNCVSLQINTFQESDFKNLAVVYGNTELITENGEFDSYFFPVNDSKKTIEKRKTGDIYLSVISGGNSICSVSSMVKKSVFDDLKGYDENLAYEDLDFWIRASRLYDFDFIDEILIQKRISTASLGTHFYLKKDPRAQKINYSTYLIIKKTIRLNKTKEEHKAILKRMHFDMILAYKTSDFKLLSRYILLEVKQRIRILFS; encoded by the coding sequence ATGCAGAATAAATCATTAGTGACCATTATTTGCTTGTGTTACAATCATGAAAAATTTGTGATAGAGAGTTTAATGTCGGCTATTAATCAGGATTATCCATTTATTGAATTGATACTAGTTGATGATTTGAGTACAGACAATTCCAGAGAAGTCATTAAAAAATGGCTGATTAATTATCCTCACATTCAATTTATTGAAAATGAAACTAATCTAGGTAATACTAAATCATTTAATAAAGCATTAAAACTGGCAAAAGGTGATTTTATAATTGATCTGGCATGTGATGATATTTTAATGCCAAATTGTGTTTCGCTGCAAATAAATACTTTTCAGGAAAGTGATTTTAAAAATCTTGCTGTTGTTTACGGAAATACTGAATTAATCACAGAAAATGGCGAATTTGATTCTTATTTTTTTCCTGTAAATGACTCTAAAAAAACCATTGAAAAACGAAAAACAGGAGATATTTACCTTAGTGTTATTTCTGGAGGAAACAGTATATGCTCTGTATCTTCTATGGTCAAAAAATCGGTTTTTGATGATTTGAAAGGTTATGATGAGAATCTGGCTTATGAAGATTTAGATTTTTGGATTAGAGCATCTCGCCTTTATGATTTTGATTTTATTGATGAAATTTTAATTCAAAAAAGAATTTCAACAGCGTCTTTGGGAACACATTTTTATCTTAAAAAAGATCCAAGAGCCCAAAAGATAAACTACTCCACTTATTTAATTATCAAAAAAACAATCAGGCTTAATAAAACAAAAGAAGAACATAAGGCTATTTTAAAACGAATGCATTTTGATATGATTCTGGCTTATAAAACTTCTGATTTTAAATTGTTATCTAGATACATTTTACTCGAGGTAAAACAAAGAATACGAATACTTTTTTCATAA
- a CDS encoding tetratricopeptide repeat protein, with amino-acid sequence MHKLLWFFLFPTVLISTTVSAQKSAIYTYELKDFDKALALYNDKQYASAQHIFEYIKNNTAPTEEVKSDCAYYIANCAIRTNQANADALMEKFVEDYPTSTKQNQAYIEVAQYFFEQGNYPKALQWFDKVDESYMSKSDSDKFNFQKGYSYFNAKKKKEATTYFNKVVNSPEFGSQAKYYLGFMAYEGDDYKEATKYFDEVSGEEKYKEKLSYYQADMNFKLGNFQKAIDLGQKAMAKSNELEKSELNKIIGESYFNLKQYDKAIPFLEKYAGKKGKWNNTDFYQLGYAYYEQKDYEKAISQFNKIIEGKDFVAQNAYYHLGLSYLNTGKKQEALNAFKNASEMEFNAQIQEDAALNYAKLSYDIGNAYQTVPGILLDFLKKYPNNASKSEVEKLLVDSYISTKNYKEALTLLEKNRTAENKAAYQKVLFYRGLELYNESNYAEAGKMFKSAISEQKTPEFTARATFWKAETEYLADDFQNALLTYKQFAGQAAAKSTEEYKNINYNIGYTYFKLKDYDQAANSFQAQIENAPSDKTRLNDSYLRLGDSRFVTSKYSQAMEAYGKAIDAKGVDADYAQFQKALSYGFMSKNDQKINELNNFLKMYKKSEYRDDALFELGNTYVADKKNDLAIKTYDQLISEYKNGSFTSKSILKQGLIYYNSDRDELALSKFKKVAAEFPKTPEALEAVSTARLIYVDSGKVDEYATWVRTLDFVSVTDAELDNDTYDAAFKQYSQSNNKAAITGFSGYVSKFPTGLHALEANFYLAQLTYAEGSETKSVPNYQYVIDQPRSEFTEQALNRLAQIYLKAKDCDKAIPVLVRLENGADYPQNKNFAQANLMKCYYDKKDYDNSVLSAEKVLENPKADAGVKADAQIIVARAAMQTGNEDKAKSAYAKLLTTSKGELAAEALYYDAYFKTKEGKFDASNTTVQKLAKNYSAYKYYGAKGLVLMAKNFYGLKDSYQATYILDNVINNFTDYPDVVEEAKRELSAIKVEESKTNSSINK; translated from the coding sequence ATGCATAAACTCCTCTGGTTCTTTTTATTCCCAACAGTTCTTATTTCGACCACAGTTTCGGCACAAAAATCAGCTATATATACTTACGAATTAAAGGATTTTGATAAAGCTCTGGCTTTGTATAATGACAAACAATATGCATCGGCGCAACATATTTTTGAATATATAAAAAATAATACTGCACCAACTGAAGAAGTAAAGTCAGACTGTGCTTATTATATTGCCAATTGTGCCATTAGAACAAATCAGGCAAATGCCGATGCGCTAATGGAAAAATTTGTAGAAGACTATCCAACAAGCACAAAACAAAACCAGGCATACATTGAGGTTGCCCAATATTTCTTTGAGCAGGGAAATTATCCAAAAGCTTTGCAATGGTTTGATAAAGTAGATGAAAGCTACATGAGCAAATCTGATTCGGATAAATTTAATTTCCAGAAAGGATATAGTTATTTCAATGCCAAAAAGAAAAAAGAAGCGACAACGTATTTTAATAAAGTGGTAAATTCTCCTGAATTTGGTTCTCAGGCCAAATATTATTTAGGATTTATGGCTTATGAAGGAGATGATTATAAGGAAGCTACAAAATATTTTGATGAAGTTTCTGGCGAAGAAAAATACAAAGAGAAGCTTTCGTATTATCAGGCCGACATGAATTTCAAATTGGGGAATTTCCAAAAAGCAATTGATTTAGGTCAAAAAGCAATGGCAAAATCAAACGAATTGGAAAAATCTGAATTGAATAAAATCATCGGTGAAAGTTATTTCAATTTAAAACAATATGATAAAGCAATTCCGTTTTTAGAGAAATATGCCGGTAAAAAGGGAAAATGGAATAATACGGATTTTTACCAGTTAGGTTATGCGTATTACGAGCAAAAGGATTATGAAAAAGCCATTTCTCAGTTCAATAAAATTATTGAAGGAAAAGATTTCGTAGCTCAGAATGCTTATTACCATTTAGGTTTAAGTTATTTGAACACAGGAAAAAAACAAGAAGCACTGAATGCATTTAAAAATGCTTCTGAAATGGAGTTTAATGCTCAAATTCAGGAAGATGCAGCTTTGAATTATGCCAAATTGAGTTATGATATTGGAAATGCTTATCAGACTGTTCCGGGAATTTTGCTTGATTTCCTGAAAAAATATCCAAATAATGCAAGCAAATCTGAAGTTGAAAAACTATTAGTGGACTCTTATATTTCTACAAAAAATTATAAAGAAGCTTTAACTTTATTAGAGAAGAACAGAACTGCAGAAAATAAAGCAGCTTATCAGAAAGTTTTATTTTACAGAGGATTAGAATTGTATAATGAATCTAATTATGCTGAAGCAGGAAAGATGTTCAAAAGTGCTATCAGCGAACAAAAAACACCTGAGTTTACAGCACGTGCAACATTCTGGAAAGCAGAAACAGAATATCTTGCCGATGATTTTCAGAATGCATTACTGACTTATAAACAGTTTGCGGGTCAGGCTGCTGCAAAATCGACGGAAGAATATAAAAACATCAATTATAATATTGGTTATACGTATTTCAAACTGAAAGATTATGATCAGGCTGCAAATTCATTTCAGGCTCAAATTGAGAATGCGCCATCAGATAAAACACGTTTAAACGATTCTTATTTACGTTTAGGAGATTCCCGTTTTGTGACTTCCAAATATTCGCAGGCAATGGAAGCTTATGGGAAAGCAATTGATGCGAAAGGAGTTGATGCAGATTATGCACAGTTTCAGAAAGCACTTTCGTATGGTTTTATGTCAAAAAATGATCAGAAAATCAATGAGCTGAATAATTTCCTTAAAATGTATAAAAAATCAGAGTATCGTGATGATGCTTTGTTTGAATTAGGAAATACATATGTAGCCGACAAGAAAAATGATTTGGCGATTAAAACGTATGATCAGTTGATTTCAGAATATAAAAACGGCTCATTTACTTCAAAATCGATTTTAAAACAAGGTTTGATCTATTACAACTCTGATCGAGATGAACTGGCTTTGTCAAAATTCAAAAAAGTTGCTGCCGAGTTTCCAAAAACACCAGAAGCGCTGGAAGCAGTTTCAACAGCAAGATTAATTTATGTTGATTCAGGCAAAGTAGATGAATACGCAACATGGGTTAGAACTTTGGATTTTGTATCGGTTACAGATGCAGAATTAGATAATGATACTTACGACGCAGCATTTAAGCAATATAGTCAAAGTAATAACAAAGCAGCAATTACAGGATTCTCAGGCTATGTGAGTAAATTCCCAACTGGTTTACACGCGCTGGAGGCTAATTTTTATTTAGCACAATTAACATATGCCGAAGGTTCTGAAACTAAATCGGTGCCAAATTATCAATATGTAATTGATCAGCCAAGAAGTGAGTTTACAGAACAGGCATTAAACAGATTGGCTCAGATTTACTTAAAAGCAAAAGATTGTGATAAAGCTATTCCGGTTTTAGTGCGTTTAGAAAACGGAGCTGATTATCCTCAGAATAAAAACTTTGCGCAGGCTAATTTGATGAAATGTTATTATGACAAAAAGGATTATGACAATTCTGTGCTTTCTGCCGAGAAAGTTTTAGAAAATCCAAAAGCTGACGCAGGTGTAAAAGCCGATGCGCAAATTATTGTTGCACGAGCAGCAATGCAAACAGGAAATGAAGACAAAGCGAAATCAGCTTATGCAAAACTTCTGACAACTTCTAAAGGAGAATTAGCAGCAGAAGCCTTGTATTATGATGCTTATTTTAAAACTAAAGAAGGAAAATTTGACGCTTCAAATACTACTGTTCAGAAATTGGCCAAGAACTATTCTGCTTATAAGTATTATGGTGCAAAAGGTTTGGTGTTAATGGCGAAAAACTTTTACGGTTTAAAAGATAGCTATCAGGCAACTTACATTTTAGATAACGTAATCAACAATTTCACAGATTATCCGGATGTGGTTGAAGAAGCAAAAAGAGAGTTGAGTGCAATTAAAGTAGAAGAATCAAAAACGAATTCGTCGATTAATAAATAA
- a CDS encoding oligosaccharide flippase family protein codes for MSDTKSYRQILKTTSLFGGVQFFSILISIIRTKLVAVFIGPAGMGIMALLNSTLGVLSSISGLGIETSSVKNISEKYQNEDLKTVSKTIQIVKKMVLFTGILGMILTFVFSKALSIITFGDSSQTYAFAVLSITMLFKQLSSGQLAILQGLRSFRFLAKANLYGNLFGLLFSVPLYYFLKIDAILPTIIITSFSALIFSLYYSNKIKTEKEKILNTSLIIEGKLIVKLGFMLTISSVLTLLSTYLVQIYVGKTGGLEQVGFYNAGFTLLNSYVGIIFTVMSTDYFPKLASVNSDNEKVRSSVQQQAFISVLIITPIITSFLALSPIIVKLIYTVKFNAILPMISAGIIGMLFRAVSWSMGFILIAKGDSKIFVKTAIGFNTLSLIMNISGYYFYGLEGLGFSFCLYFLFHFIGLKIITRNRYNFYFENDFYSIYLVCFLVCSAAFLIRYIEIPVLKYGLLSIIILFSFGFSWHQMNKKMNLNEIFTSFVQRKRNTNDSK; via the coding sequence GTGTCTGATACAAAATCATATCGGCAGATTTTAAAAACTACTTCGCTTTTTGGCGGCGTTCAGTTTTTCTCAATCCTGATTTCAATTATCAGAACCAAATTAGTAGCTGTTTTTATTGGACCTGCAGGAATGGGAATTATGGCTTTGCTGAATTCGACTTTAGGTGTTTTAAGCAGTATTTCGGGTTTAGGAATAGAAACCAGTTCGGTAAAAAATATCTCTGAAAAATATCAAAATGAAGATTTAAAAACGGTTTCAAAAACAATTCAAATCGTAAAAAAAATGGTTCTTTTTACGGGGATTTTGGGAATGATTTTGACTTTTGTATTCTCTAAAGCCCTAAGTATAATAACTTTTGGCGATTCCAGTCAGACCTATGCTTTTGCTGTTCTTTCGATTACCATGTTATTTAAACAATTAAGTTCAGGACAATTGGCCATTTTGCAGGGTTTGCGGTCTTTTCGGTTTTTAGCGAAAGCCAATTTGTACGGCAATCTGTTTGGACTTCTTTTTTCGGTTCCGCTTTACTATTTTTTAAAAATAGATGCGATTCTTCCAACCATAATAATTACATCATTTTCTGCTTTAATTTTTTCACTTTATTATTCGAATAAAATTAAAACGGAGAAAGAGAAAATATTAAATACCTCATTAATAATAGAAGGAAAACTGATTGTAAAATTAGGTTTTATGCTTACTATTAGCAGTGTTTTGACACTTTTATCGACTTATTTAGTTCAGATTTATGTTGGAAAAACGGGAGGTCTGGAACAAGTAGGATTCTATAATGCAGGTTTTACATTACTGAATTCTTATGTGGGAATTATTTTTACCGTAATGAGCACAGATTATTTTCCTAAACTGGCTTCTGTTAATTCTGATAATGAAAAAGTGAGATCCAGTGTACAGCAGCAGGCTTTTATTTCAGTTTTAATCATTACACCAATTATTACTTCGTTTTTGGCCTTAAGTCCAATTATTGTAAAACTGATTTATACGGTAAAATTCAACGCAATTTTACCCATGATCAGCGCAGGAATAATCGGGATGTTGTTTCGTGCCGTCTCCTGGTCAATGGGATTTATTTTAATAGCCAAAGGAGATTCAAAAATATTTGTAAAAACAGCAATTGGTTTTAATACATTGTCTTTGATAATGAATATTTCGGGCTATTATTTTTATGGCTTAGAAGGTTTAGGATTTAGTTTTTGTCTTTATTTTTTATTTCATTTTATTGGATTGAAAATCATAACCAGGAACCGCTATAATTTTTATTTTGAAAATGATTTTTACAGCATTTATTTAGTTTGTTTTTTGGTTTGCAGTGCAGCATTTTTGATTCGATATATTGAAATCCCGGTTTTAAAATATGGCTTACTAAGTATTATAATTTTGTTTTCATTTGGCTTTAGTTGGCATCAAATGAATAAAAAAATGAATTTAAACGAAATATTTACGTCATTTGTTCAACGAAAAAGAAATACCAATGATTCGAAGTAG
- a CDS encoding sugar 3,4-ketoisomerase — MTTIQDIELLKIPVVEDLSGNLAFIQNGILPFDFKRVYYLFDVPSSAFRGGHSHIEQHEVLIALSGSFEVTVNDGNDKKSYLLNKPNLGLHLPKGIWRELENFSSGAICLVLASDIFEESDYIRDYETFLNSKK; from the coding sequence ATGACAACAATTCAAGATATAGAATTACTTAAAATTCCGGTTGTAGAAGATTTAAGCGGCAATTTGGCTTTTATTCAAAATGGGATTTTACCATTTGATTTCAAAAGGGTTTATTATCTTTTTGATGTTCCAAGCAGTGCATTTCGTGGTGGACATTCGCATATAGAACAACACGAAGTTCTGATCGCTTTAAGCGGAAGTTTTGAGGTAACAGTAAACGACGGTAACGATAAAAAAAGTTATTTACTAAATAAACCCAATCTTGGGCTTCATTTACCAAAGGGGATCTGGAGAGAATTAGAAAACTTTTCTTCGGGTGCAATTTGTCTCGTTTTGGCATCTGATATTTTTGAAGAATCCGATTATATTCGGGATTATGAAACTTTTTTGAATTCGAAAAAATGA
- a CDS encoding acyltransferase: protein MIRSSYRKCRTFYHKLKFYNSVNWTKTLYFNFKKLPFETAKKLPVFFYNKVKFTSIQGEIKVEGKITRGMIGFGQPYEINTRHKGIAEINIMGKMVFKGHAQFGKDYFVFIGENGYCEFGNMSSMGSNAKLICIEKVVLGNYVRLGAETQIIDTNFHDMIDTNTGEKQKKTGPVFIGNFNYSGSRISIMKNTVTPDYCTIATNCFCNKDYTSWGNNILIGGIPAQLIRKNISRDWEGEKEALDAYLAI from the coding sequence ATGATTCGAAGTAGTTACAGAAAATGCCGTACATTTTATCACAAACTCAAGTTTTACAATTCGGTAAACTGGACCAAAACTTTGTATTTTAATTTCAAAAAACTCCCTTTTGAAACTGCTAAAAAACTTCCTGTTTTCTTTTATAATAAAGTAAAATTCACATCAATTCAGGGTGAAATAAAAGTAGAAGGAAAAATTACAAGAGGCATGATTGGTTTTGGTCAGCCTTATGAAATAAACACCCGTCACAAAGGGATTGCCGAAATTAATATCATGGGAAAAATGGTCTTTAAGGGGCATGCCCAGTTTGGGAAAGACTATTTTGTTTTTATTGGTGAAAACGGATATTGCGAATTTGGCAATATGTCATCAATGGGATCTAATGCAAAATTGATTTGTATAGAAAAAGTGGTTCTGGGAAATTATGTTCGTCTTGGTGCCGAAACTCAGATTATTGATACCAATTTTCATGATATGATCGATACCAATACTGGTGAAAAACAGAAGAAAACCGGACCAGTTTTTATTGGGAATTTTAATTATAGCGGCAGTAGAATTTCTATAATGAAGAACACCGTAACACCTGATTATTGTACCATCGCAACCAACTGTTTCTGTAACAAAGATTATACTTCCTGGGGAAATAATATTTTGATCGGTGGTATTCCCGCACAACTAATCCGTAAAAATATATCAAGAGATTGGGAGGGAGAGAAAGAAGCATTAGATGCTTATTTAGCCATTTAA